Proteins from one Carassius gibelio isolate Cgi1373 ecotype wild population from Czech Republic chromosome A25, carGib1.2-hapl.c, whole genome shotgun sequence genomic window:
- the LOC127947431 gene encoding beta-1,3-galactosyl-O-glycosyl-glycoprotein beta-1,6-N-acetylglucosaminyltransferase 3-like: MGLNNQRFMKIISILSVSVTMFVIVLNYQGQGINCPHKEESVFNNLLNQDAGELQACSAIIQGDMDGVDKEAFRKLLASKKRKSQLSESFYLNATEDCPSYIRDRGFLTVSLSKEKDFPIAYSMVIHEKIEMFERLLRAIYTPHNVYCVHVDQKSPEIFKQAVRAIASCLNNVFVASKLESVIYASWSRVQADINCMQDLLKSPVQWKYLLNTCGTDFPIKTNTEMVQSLKHLNGKNSLESEDVKGKHWRWQYHHNVTDVVTRTDVKKSLPPIKSPMFSGNAYFVVSREFVEYIFKSKEIQNLMEWEKDTYSPDEHMWATLQRMPSVPGSNPPNIKYQQSDMNVIARLVKWSYHEGDLNSGAPYPPCTGIHRRAVCVYGAGDLKWIVQQHHLLANKFDPEVDDVAIKCMEAFLRYKAIYGRSLLTVKKSDIIL; the protein is encoded by the coding sequence ATGGGACTTAACAATCAGAGGTTTATGAAAATAATCTCCATCCTTTCTGTGAGTGTAACCATGTTTGTCATCGTGCTGAACTATCAAGGACAAGGGATAAATTGCCCTCATAAGGAAGAGTCAGTCTTCAATAACTTACTAAATCAAGATGCTGGAGAACTACAAGCTTGTTCTGCTATTATCCAAGGAGACATGGATGGAGTGGACAAGGAGGCTTTCAGGAAACTCCTGGcctctaaaaaaagaaaatcccagCTATCAGAGTCATTCTATCTCAATGCAACCGAGGATTGTCCATCCTACATCAGAGACAGAGGATTTCTGACTGTTTCTCTTAGTAAAGAGAAAGATTTCCCCATTGCTTACTCCATGGTGATCCATGAGAAGATTGAGATGTTTGAAAGGCTCCTGAGAGCCATTTACACTCCTCACAATGTGTACTGCGTTCACGTGGACCAGAAGTCTCCTGAGATCTTTAAACAAGCAGTAAGAGCCATTGCATCCTGCCTGAACAATGTATTTGTGGCCAGCAAACTGGAGAGTGTGATTTACGCCTCCTGGTCTCGAGTTCAAGCGGACATCAACTGCATGCAAGATCTGCTCAAGTCACCTGTCCAGTGGAAGTATCTGCTCAACACCTGTGGTACGGATTTCcccattaaaaccaatacagaAATGGTCCAGTCTCTAAAACACCTGAATGGAAAGAACAGTTTGGAGTCCGAGGATGTAAAGGGCAAACACTGGCGCTGGCAGTATCATCACAATGTTACGGACGTTGTGACTAGGACAGATGTCAAAAAGTCACTTCCACCAATAAAGAGCCCCATGTTCTCAGGAAATGCTTATTTTGTGGTTTCAAGAGAGTTTGTGGAGTACATCTTCAAAAGCAAAGAGATTCAAAACTTAATGGAATGGGAGAAAGACACATACAGTCCAGATGAGCACATGTGGGCTACGTTACAGCGGATGCCTTCAGTACCAGGATCCAATCCTCCAAACATCAAGTACCAACAATCGGACATGAACGTGATTGCTCGTCTGGTGAAGTGGAGTTACCATGAAGGAGATCTAAACAGTGGAGCTCCCTACCCACCATGCACTGGGATACATAGACGGGCAGTTTGTGTCTATGGAGCTGGAGATTTGAAATGGATTGTGCAGCAACACCATCTTTTGGCAAACAAATTTGATCCAGAAGTAGATGATGTAGCAATCAAATGTATGGAGGCATTTTTAAGGTACAAAGCTATTTATGGTCGATCATTATTAACAGTTAAAAAATCTgacattattttataa